The following are encoded in a window of Mycoplasmopsis bovis PG45 genomic DNA:
- a CDS encoding IS3 family transposase — protein MAKQLSVNEWKYLFEKYEKYRSGELTKKCFLNEMMKIKNVEHISDDQWKRLVNKYKRYNLGMNIESMSGRSPKKGKGSGRPKKTKSNDEILDEFLNDLNKEDLIKIIKIISTDDEIKKIKKDKFKETVTKIKNSFPFKVSNKVIMSLLKIKKSTYYKKLKKLKMIKEKNLELENTVVQAFKETGGIFGRERLAAYISKNKQIKLNYRTLGRIMKKLGLVCRIRKAKRTKESKNVSVTFQNIASRDYDGIYNDIYATDVTYIPSPIDVDQNFVYMSAVIHHKTKKILGFNLSLYNDNSLVIDNIKKVNFPKNFVIHSDHGSQYSSKEYLQLIERLNGKVSMSRIGNSLDNREIEYFFSVLKTEMFENFEKSVKKMTLKQLERHLNRFIDWYNNERMLKKFNYKTPHELWVEFCKK, from the coding sequence ATGGCTAAGCAGTTAAGTGTTAATGAATGGAAATATTTGTTTGAAAAATACGAAAAATATAGATCTGGGGAACTCACTAAAAAATGTTTTTTGAATGAAATGATGAAAATAAAAAATGTAGAACACATTTCTGACGATCAATGAAAGAGATTAGTGAATAAGTATAAAAGATATAATTTAGGTATGAACATAGAATCAATGAGTGGAAGATCGCCTAAAAAAGGTAAAGGTTCCGGCAGGCCAAAAAAGACAAAATCAAATGATGAAATATTAGATGAATTTTTAAATGATCTAAATAAAGAAGATTTGATAAAGATAATAAAAATAATTTCTACAGATGACGAAATTAAGAAGATAAAAAAGGACAAATTTAAAGAAACGGTTACCAAAATAAAGAATTCATTTCCCTTTAAGGTATCGAATAAAGTTATTATGTCATTGCTTAAAATTAAAAAATCTACATACTATAAAAAGCTAAAAAAATTGAAAATGATTAAAGAAAAGAATCTTGAATTAGAGAACACTGTAGTTCAAGCTTTTAAAGAAACTGGAGGCATTTTCGGCAGAGAAAGATTGGCTGCTTATATTAGCAAAAATAAACAAATAAAGCTTAATTATAGGACTTTAGGTAGAATAATGAAAAAACTTGGACTAGTTTGTAGAATAAGAAAAGCAAAAAGAACAAAAGAATCTAAGAATGTATCTGTAACGTTTCAAAATATTGCTTCTCGTGACTATGATGGTATATATAATGATATCTATGCTACTGATGTTACATACATACCTTCGCCAATAGATGTTGATCAAAATTTTGTATATATGTCGGCTGTTATTCATCATAAAACCAAAAAAATTTTAGGTTTTAACCTGTCTTTGTACAATGATAATTCATTGGTTATTGATAATATTAAAAAAGTTAATTTTCCCAAAAATTTTGTTATACATTCTGACCACGGAAGTCAATATTCATCTAAAGAATATCTTCAGTTAATTGAAAGACTTAATGGAAAAGTATCAATGTCAAGAATTGGTAATTCCCTTGACAATAGAGAAATTGAATACTTTTTCTCAGTACTTAAAACTGAAATGTTTGAAAATTTTGAGAAAAGTGTTAAGAAAATGACGCTTAAGCAACTTGAGCGTCATCTAAATAGATTCATTGATTGGTATAATAATGAGCGAATGCTCAAGAAATTTAATTACAAAACTCCACATGAATTGTGAGTGGAGTTTTGTAAAAAATAA
- a CDS encoding restriction endonuclease subunit S: MNLVSYSVTNKDGFVNQNEYFDDGGKAVFADKKNSLIVSINTFAYNPSRINVGSLALYKHSEMGLVSPIYEVFQINNNNNPDFFLLWFRSEAFKNIVSTNSNKSVRDTLNLSQFESESVNFPNFAEQSKISSLFTHLDSLITLHQRKLLSLKNLKSRLLDRMFCDEKSQFPSIRFKEFTNAWEQEKLGECSKFYNGLTSVSKSDFGVGKDLYIDYLNVFNNTFSQFSELKKFKNSSRQNYVQFKDVILTISSETPDEVAMSSVINWKNDYKNVAFNSFCILVRFNQLEKYDVNYIGYFFRSNSFRTQAMLMAQGISRFNINQTALKKTLFLFPPNIYEQQKIGNVLYYLDSLITLHQRG; the protein is encoded by the coding sequence ATGAATTTAGTCAGTTATTCAGTAACAAATAAAGATGGATTTGTTAATCAGAATGAGTATTTTGATGATGGTGGAAAAGCAGTTTTTGCAGACAAGAAAAATTCGTTAATTGTTTCCATAAATACTTTTGCATATAATCCATCAAGAATAAATGTAGGGTCACTTGCACTTTATAAGCACTCAGAAATGGGTCTTGTTAGCCCCATTTATGAAGTTTTCCAAATAAATAATAACAATAACCCTGATTTTTTTCTACTATGATTTCGCTCTGAAGCATTTAAAAATATAGTGTCAACCAACTCTAACAAATCAGTCAGAGATACGCTAAATTTAAGCCAATTTGAAAGTGAAAGTGTAAACTTTCCAAATTTTGCTGAACAATCCAAAATATCATCCCTTTTCACTCACCTTGACTCACTAATAACCCTTCATCAGCGTAAGCTTTTAAGCTTGAAAAATCTCAAAAGTAGACTGCTTGACAGAATGTTTTGTGATGAAAAATCTCAATTTCCAAGCATAAGATTCAAGGAATTTACTAACGCTTGAGAACAGGAAAAATTGGGAGAATGTTCAAAATTTTATAATGGACTAACTTCTGTTAGCAAAAGTGATTTTGGCGTTGGAAAAGATTTATACATAGATTATTTAAATGTTTTTAATAATACATTTTCACAGTTTAGTGAATTGAAGAAATTTAAAAACAGTAGCAGGCAAAATTATGTTCAATTTAAGGATGTTATATTAACTATTTCATCAGAAACTCCTGATGAAGTTGCAATGTCATCAGTAATAAATTGAAAAAACGACTATAAAAACGTAGCTTTTAACAGTTTTTGTATTCTAGTTAGGTTTAATCAATTAGAAAAATATGATGTTAATTACATTGGATATTTTTTTAGATCAAACTCTTTTAGAACTCAAGCAATGCTTATGGCACAAGGAATCTCAAGGTTCAATATAAATCAAACAGCGTTAAAAAAGACTTTGTTTTTATTTCCTCCCAACATATATGAGCAACAAAAAATTGGGAATGTGCTTTATTATCTCGATTCCTTAATAACCCTTCATCAGCGTGGGTAA
- a CDS encoding site-specific integrase, which yields MKKTDILLYKYFQSWINVYKRGSIRKVSFMKYELTLDWIIKLAPNLKLCDLDRVSYQQIINDYAECHERQTTMDFHHHLKGCLLDAFDEGLLTKDPTRKVVIKGMPARPKKIKFLSNFELQLLLKGLNLQDKLNFDWLIFLIAKTGLRFSEAVALTPDDFDFTKQLLNVSKTWNYKESGGFLPTKNKSSVRKIQLDWQTISRFASLVQGLDKNKPIFVFKEKIFNSTINDLLARRCKKANIPIISIHGLRHTHASILLYAGVSIASVAKRLGHSSMNTTEQIYLHIINELENKDIDLVMRSISALN from the coding sequence ATGAAAAAGACTGATATTTTGCTATACAAATATTTTCAAAGTTGAATAAATGTTTATAAAAGAGGTTCAATTAGAAAGGTTAGCTTTATGAAATATGAGCTAACTTTAGACTGAATTATTAAACTAGCTCCTAATTTAAAACTTTGCGACCTTGATAGAGTTAGCTATCAACAGATCATAAATGATTATGCTGAGTGCCATGAAAGACAAACAACTATGGATTTTCACCATCATCTAAAAGGATGTTTGCTAGATGCTTTCGATGAAGGGCTATTAACAAAAGACCCCACTAGGAAGGTAGTCATAAAAGGTATGCCAGCTAGGCCTAAAAAAATTAAATTTTTAAGCAATTTTGAGCTTCAACTTTTGCTCAAAGGGCTTAATTTACAGGATAAATTGAACTTTGACTGACTAATATTTCTAATTGCTAAAACAGGACTAAGATTCTCAGAAGCTGTTGCACTTACTCCAGATGATTTTGACTTTACTAAGCAATTACTAAATGTATCTAAAACATGAAATTACAAAGAATCTGGTGGCTTTTTGCCAACAAAAAATAAATCTTCAGTTAGAAAAATACAATTAGATTGGCAAACAATCTCTCGTTTTGCATCTTTAGTACAAGGGCTAGATAAAAATAAACCTATTTTTGTTTTTAAAGAAAAGATTTTTAATTCAACAATTAATGATCTATTAGCTAGAAGATGCAAAAAAGCCAATATCCCTATTATCAGCATTCATGGATTAAGACACACACATGCATCAATTTTATTGTATGCAGGTGTTTCAATTGCCTCAGTTGCTAAGAGACTAGGTCACTCTAGTATGAATACTACTGAACAAATCTATTTACATATTATCAACGAATTAGAAAATAAAGATATTGACCTGGTTATGCGGTCAATATCTGCACTTAATTAA
- a CDS encoding restriction endonuclease subunit S, with product MSNKLLVPQIRFKEFTNAWEQKKLRNVVSYHSSVMIASDVKKYGKFDVYDPNKIVGKTDAEPFRSDYISIVKDGDAGRIRLLPKNTMILSTMGALIAKDPFKIDFLYYMLNAINDLARERNGSIIPHIYFKDYGQNIYNLPSTPEQSKISSLFTRLDSLITLHQRKLLSLKNLKSRLLDRMFCDEKSQFPSIRFKEFTNTWEQWKVGDLITERIEFTKESNEFPLMAFVANEGVVAKGERYDRSSLVRDIYNKIYKVTKYGDFIYSSNNLDRGSIGANKYGNACISPVYSIFKCTNSSDHNFIKNILSRHSFVNKLLKYRQGVVYGQLKIHESIFLNINLNSPSILEQNKIGKIFYNLDSLITLHQRKLNSLKNIKNTLLDKMFV from the coding sequence ACAGAAAAAACTTAGAAATGTTGTAAGTTATCACAGCTCTGTGATGATTGCTAGTGATGTTAAAAAATATGGAAAATTTGATGTATATGATCCAAATAAAATAGTTGGTAAAACTGATGCTGAACCTTTTAGAAGTGATTACATTTCTATTGTCAAAGATGGTGATGCTGGAAGAATTAGATTGTTGCCTAAAAATACTATGATTCTGAGCACAATGGGTGCACTTATTGCCAAAGACCCCTTTAAAATAGACTTTCTATATTACATGCTAAATGCAATAAATGACTTGGCAAGGGAACGCAACGGATCAATAATACCGCACATATATTTTAAGGACTATGGACAAAATATATACAATTTGCCGAGCACTCCTGAACAATCCAAAATATCATCACTTTTCACTCGCCTTGACTCCTTAATAACCCTTCATCAGCGTAAGCTTTTAAGCTTGAAAAATCTCAAAAGTAGACTGCTTGACAGAATGTTTTGTGATGAAAAATCTCAATTTCCAAGCATAAGATTCAAGGAATTTACTAACACTTGAGAACAGTGGAAAGTTGGCGATTTAATAACAGAAAGAATAGAATTCACCAAAGAAAGTAATGAATTTCCTTTGATGGCTTTTGTAGCTAATGAAGGCGTTGTTGCAAAAGGGGAAAGATACGATAGAAGTAGCTTAGTTAGAGATATTTATAACAAGATTTATAAAGTAACTAAGTATGGAGATTTTATATATTCATCAAATAATTTAGATAGAGGGTCTATAGGCGCAAATAAGTACGGTAATGCTTGCATTTCTCCTGTGTACAGTATTTTTAAATGTACAAATTCTTCTGATCACAATTTTATTAAGAACATCTTATCTAGGCATAGTTTTGTAAATAAACTTCTAAAGTATAGACAAGGTGTTGTTTATGGACAGTTAAAAATTCATGAATCAATATTTTTAAATATAAATTTAAATTCGCCATCAATTTTAGAACAAAACAAAATAGGGAAGATTTTTTATAACCTAGATTCCTTAATAACCCTTCATCAGCGTAAGCTTAATAGTCTGAAAAATATCAAAAATACATTATTAGACAAAATGTTTGTATAG
- a CDS encoding HsdR family type I site-specific deoxyribonuclease has translation MEFNSEKKFEVALVNCLLEYGWKGFPDKSNPSKQYNVILGNVTEEDLIENWKNILFENNKDILNGIELSNDEMNQVIQKVQNCQNFVDTNTLINSEYIGITRTNKLDSKMLNKEIQLKIFKRRDINAGESIYQIARQVKTNLLDDEKERRSDVILLINGMPLIHIELKNSGENILKAITQIKNYSKIGFYKNGIFKLIQVVVAMKPNEMMYMPSTNNYEHIVAERFLKWTDQDNKLINDWKKIIENVFRIPNAHRMIADFTIADVADHTLKILRSYQIHAVNKVQNKFFANEFFKNTPSKRSHKGGYVWHATGSGKTLTSFKLATLLLEWNQADIVVFVVDRIELGTQTKDAFKNFNSSGQIEVSEAANTNDLIKQLSTTSESIKYKLIITTINKQANIDKDFYDRQLAEIAKKRVVFIFDEAHRSTHGDMFKYIIESNPNAVVFGFTGTPIFDKNLKAGLTTEANFGPLLHKYTMKSGIEDKKVLGFNCEYKFLDKVLLPAIKKLDKSEGSICSDNANAEIKLNSLKNLINVKDDELLKFEENIYRKIKDDDLYKEQVVNEILKDWKRKNIDNDFSAIFATSSIKDAIRYYEIFSQKISETDSSVKFTALFDSSTDISKDANNPSKGLIKDEKIKQIIARYNQDFNTKFDENNPNSHANFKVDIQNRLARKYNHKNLSKDLKLDILIVVEQLLTGYDSKYINTVYFDKTMAFENLIQAISRTNRNYNANLKPYGNVVFFKQPGRMKWNMQEALAEYADFDPGMAMPKSLEYFYTKINESFLNIQNIFSKWGFVNFESVPEVSDINETDPETLANLKAFLSNFQKIRRNLTSAQILGFDWDDNKNDIVLTKDQYELIWARIKDIDFSKFKIATENEEEMFLILELADVDNSTFNITVNNDYLNALLFEIKKSRISKSNDELHYEKSDSWSELEQKYIRKYPMEYQYLARECINEVLANNDSFNEFDLNSCVCEKISKKYNDDIENFAQQMNIDSVKLRKIINSNDPINVNGRLNDLCDDKLEENVKLIIANELGKANANDIKQGQYRKHIKDFIIKLRNSKYRVI, from the coding sequence ATGGAATTTAACAGTGAAAAAAAATTTGAAGTTGCATTGGTTAATTGCTTGCTTGAGTACGGTTGAAAAGGTTTTCCTGATAAGTCTAATCCATCTAAACAATATAATGTTATTTTGGGAAATGTTACTGAAGAAGACTTAATTGAGAACTGAAAAAATATATTGTTTGAGAACAATAAGGACATCTTAAACGGTATTGAATTGTCAAATGACGAAATGAATCAAGTAATTCAAAAGGTGCAAAATTGTCAAAATTTTGTAGATACTAACACACTTATTAATAGCGAATACATTGGCATTACTAGAACTAATAAACTTGATTCAAAAATGTTGAACAAAGAGATTCAGCTTAAAATATTTAAAAGGCGTGACATTAATGCAGGTGAAAGCATTTATCAAATTGCAAGGCAAGTTAAAACCAATTTATTAGATGATGAAAAAGAAAGAAGAAGTGATGTAATTCTTCTTATTAATGGTATGCCATTAATCCATATAGAGCTTAAAAACAGTGGCGAAAATATACTTAAGGCCATAACCCAAATTAAAAATTACTCTAAGATTGGCTTTTATAAAAATGGCATTTTCAAGTTAATACAAGTTGTAGTAGCAATGAAGCCTAATGAAATGATGTATATGCCTAGCACAAACAATTATGAACATATTGTTGCTGAGAGATTTTTGAAATGAACTGATCAGGATAATAAGTTAATTAATGACTGAAAGAAAATAATTGAGAATGTATTTAGAATTCCAAATGCTCACAGGATGATAGCAGATTTTACAATTGCCGATGTTGCAGACCACACCTTAAAAATTTTAAGAAGCTATCAAATTCATGCTGTTAATAAAGTTCAAAACAAGTTTTTTGCTAATGAATTTTTCAAAAATACACCAAGCAAAAGAAGTCATAAAGGCGGTTATGTTTGACATGCAACTGGTTCTGGTAAAACATTAACTAGTTTCAAACTAGCAACATTATTATTGGAATGAAATCAAGCTGATATTGTAGTTTTTGTAGTAGATAGAATTGAACTAGGCACACAAACAAAAGATGCTTTTAAAAACTTCAATTCATCAGGGCAAATTGAAGTTTCTGAAGCCGCTAATACAAATGATTTAATAAAACAATTATCAACAACATCTGAATCAATAAAATACAAGCTAATAATTACAACAATTAATAAACAAGCAAATATTGATAAAGATTTTTATGATAGGCAATTAGCTGAAATTGCTAAAAAAAGAGTTGTATTTATCTTTGATGAAGCTCACAGATCAACTCATGGAGATATGTTTAAATACATAATAGAAAGTAATCCAAATGCAGTTGTTTTTGGCTTTACAGGAACCCCAATTTTTGATAAAAATTTAAAAGCAGGATTAACAACAGAAGCTAACTTCGGTCCACTTTTGCATAAATATACAATGAAAAGTGGTATTGAGGATAAGAAAGTTTTAGGTTTTAACTGTGAGTATAAGTTTCTTGACAAGGTTTTACTCCCTGCAATTAAAAAATTAGATAAATCTGAAGGCAGTATATGCAGTGATAATGCAAATGCAGAAATTAAGCTCAATAGTCTTAAAAATTTAATTAATGTTAAAGATGATGAATTATTAAAATTTGAAGAAAATATTTATAGAAAAATTAAAGATGATGATTTGTATAAAGAGCAGGTTGTAAATGAAATTTTAAAAGATTGAAAAAGAAAAAATATTGATAATGACTTTAGTGCTATTTTTGCAACAAGTAGCATCAAAGATGCTATTAGGTATTATGAAATTTTTTCCCAAAAAATCAGTGAAACAGACTCATCAGTAAAATTTACAGCTCTTTTTGATTCTTCAACCGATATTTCTAAAGATGCCAATAATCCTTCTAAAGGATTAATTAAAGATGAAAAGATAAAGCAAATAATTGCTAGATACAACCAAGACTTTAATACTAAATTTGATGAAAATAACCCTAATAGTCACGCTAATTTTAAAGTAGATATTCAAAATAGATTAGCTAGAAAATATAACCACAAAAATTTAAGCAAAGATCTTAAATTAGACATATTAATTGTTGTTGAACAATTATTAACTGGTTATGATTCAAAATACATTAACACAGTTTATTTTGATAAGACAATGGCTTTTGAAAACTTAATACAAGCTATTTCTAGAACAAATAGAAACTATAATGCAAATTTGAAACCATATGGCAATGTTGTGTTCTTTAAGCAGCCAGGAAGAATGAAATGAAATATGCAGGAAGCATTAGCTGAATATGCAGATTTTGACCCTGGCATGGCCATGCCTAAAAGTTTAGAATACTTCTATACAAAAATTAATGAATCATTTTTAAATATACAAAATATATTTAGCAAATGAGGTTTTGTTAACTTTGAATCAGTGCCGGAGGTATCTGATATCAATGAAACAGATCCCGAAACTTTAGCTAATTTAAAAGCGTTTTTATCTAATTTTCAAAAAATTAGAAGAAATTTAACATCAGCACAAATTTTAGGTTTTGACTGAGATGATAACAAAAATGATATTGTTTTAACAAAAGATCAATATGAGCTAATTTGGGCAAGAATTAAGGATATTGACTTTTCTAAATTTAAAATAGCTACTGAAAATGAAGAGGAGATGTTTTTAATTTTAGAATTAGCTGATGTTGATAATTCTACATTTAATATTACTGTTAATAACGATTATTTAAATGCGTTGCTATTTGAAATTAAAAAAAGCCGCATCAGCAAGTCTAATGATGAGTTGCATTATGAAAAATCTGATTCCTGAAGTGAATTAGAGCAAAAGTACATTCGCAAGTATCCTATGGAATATCAATATCTAGCTAGAGAATGCATAAATGAAGTTCTTGCAAATAACGATTCATTCAATGAATTTGACCTTAATAGTTGTGTATGTGAAAAGATTTCAAAAAAGTACAATGATGATATTGAAAATTTTGCACAACAAATGAATATAGATTCAGTTAAGTTAAGAAAAATAATAAACTCTAATGATCCAATTAATGTTAATGGCAGATTAAATGATTTATGTGATGATAAATTAGAAGAAAATGTTAAGTTAATCATTGCCAATGAATTAGGGAAAGCCAATGCTAATGACATCAAGCAAGGCCAATATAGAAAACATATTAAGGACTTTATTATAAAACTGAGAAATTCTAAATATAGAGTTATATAA